In a genomic window of Quercus lobata isolate SW786 chromosome 4, ValleyOak3.0 Primary Assembly, whole genome shotgun sequence:
- the LOC115984082 gene encoding zinc finger CCCH domain-containing protein 30-like: MCSGPERSKSSPSSASSTSPSVSTVETTSNNKDMNNLTVQTEDSFSNLLDLAANNDVEGFKQCIERDASIDEVGLWYVRQRGSKQVVPENRTPLMVAATFGSVDVLEFILVHSEADVNFSCGQDKTTALHCAASGGSLNAVDVVKLLLLAGADPNCTDANGLRPIDVVVDVVPPKLQGMRVALGELLSHNASDGSSGERHLRVSISSSGSDSPTLSSSPEHGLPSPSEFVSSPLKYNDAPIHFALEKKEYPVDPSLPDIKNIIYATDEFRMFSFKVRPCSRAYSHDWTECPFVHPGENARRRDPRKYHYSCVPCPDFRKGACRRGDMCEYAHGVFECWLHPAQYRTRLCKDGTSCNRRVCFFAHTAEELRPLYVSTGSAVPSPRSSASAASVMDMAAAMNLLPGSPSSISAMSPSPFAQPMSPSANNGISHSSMGWPQPNVPTLNLPGSNLQSSRLRSSLSARDIPPEDYNMLSDFDAQQQLLSDLNCFSHSRSNSISVNRSGRSKTLTPSNLEELFSSEVSMSPRYSDAAASAVFSPTHKSALLNQYQQQQSMLSPINTNVFSPKSVEHHLLQASFGVPSPGRMSPRNVEPISPMGSRLSAFAQREKQHQQLRSLSSRDLGTNNPASIVGSPVNSWGKWGSPNGKLDWLANGDEVGQLRRSSSFELDNNGEEPDLSWVQSLVKESPPEMMKEKLAVPVSGAAASGEGLNSNSQIESVDHSVLGAWLEQMQLDQLVV; the protein is encoded by the coding sequence TGATGAGGTGGGACTCTGGTATGTCCGCCAAAGAGGCTCAAAACAAGTTGTTCCAGAGAATAGAACTCCATTAATGGTTGCTGCAACCTTCGGCAGTGTTGACGTTCTTGAATTCATACTCGTGCATTCTGAGGCTGACGTGAACTTTTCATGTGGCCAAGATAAAACCACTGCCCTTCACTGTGCTGCTTCTGGTGGATCTCTTAATGCAGTTGATGTTGTAAAGCTGCTTTTATTAGCCGGTGCTGATCCAAATTGTACAGATGCCAATGGTCTTCGCCCCAttgatgttgttgttgatgttgttccACCAAAGTTGCAGGGCATGAGAGTGGCTCTTGGAGAGCTTCTCTCTCACAATGCTTCTGATGGCTCCAGTGGTGAGCGCCATCTACGAGTGTCTATTAGTTCCTCTGGTTCTGACTCACCAACTCTATCTTCATCACCAGAACATGGGTTGCCATCTCCTTCAGAGTTTGTATCTTCTCCTTTGAAGTATAATGATGCAcctattcattttgcattggAGAAGAAAGAGTACCCTGTTGATCCATCGCTCCCTGACATTAAGAACATTATTTATGCTACGGATGAGTTCCGCATGTTCTCGTTCAAGGTTCGTCCTTGTTCACGAGCCTACTCCCACGATTGGACTGAGTGCCCATTTGTGCACCCTGGAGAAAATGCTCGTAGAAGAGACCCGAGGAAGTACCACTACAGCTGTGTGCCTTGCCCTGATTTTCGAAAGGGGGCTTGTAGACGTGGGGATATGTGTGAATATGCTCATGGAGTTTTTGAGTGCTGGCTCCACCCGGCACAATACCGGACTCGGCTCTGCAAGGATGGTACCAGCTGCAATAGACGGGTCTGTTTCTTTGCGCACACAGCTGAGGAGCTCCGCCCCTTGTATGTATCTACTGGATCTGCTGTCCCATCACCTCGCTCATCTGCCTCCGCTGCTAGTGTCATGGACATGGCTGCTGCAATGAACCTTTTACCTGGTTCTCCGTCATCAATCTCTGCTATGTCGCCTTCGCCATTTGCTCAACCCATGTCTCCATCTGCAAATAATGGCATTTCACACTCATCTATGGGCTGGCCCCAGCCAAATGTACCAACCCTTAATCTTCCTGGAAGCAACCTTCAATCTAGTCGCTTGAGATCTTCTCTTAGTGCCCGAGATATCCCCCCTGAGGATTATAATATGCTGTCTGATTTTGATGCCCAGCAACAGCTTTTAAGTGACTTGAATTGTTTTTCACATTCCCGGTCGAATTCTATCTCTGTGAATCGTTCTGGTCGGTCCAAGACACTAACACCTTCAAACCTTGAAGAGCTATTCTCTTCTGAGGTTTCAATGTCTCCCCGATATTCTGATGCAGCAGCTTCTGCCGTGTTCTCCCCTACTCACAAATCTGCTCTTCTCAATCAATACCAACAGCAGCAGAGCATGCTATCGCCCATTAACACAAATGTTTTCTCCCCCAAAAGTGTTGAGCACCATTTATTGCAGGCTTCGTTTGGTGTTCCATCCCCAGGAAGGATGTCTCCAAGGAATGTAGAGCCAATCTCCCCAATGGGCTCCCGACTCTCTGCATTTGCTCAGCGCGAGAAGCAGCACCAACAGCTGCGCAGCCTCAGCTCGCGGGATCTTGGAACCAATAACCCAGCCTCAATTGTTGGCTCTCCTGTGAATTCTTGGGGAAAATGGGGCTCCCCAAATGGAAAATTGGATTGGTTGGCTAATGGAGATGAAGTGGGGCAACTACGAAGATCATCTTCTTTTGAGCTTGATAACAATGGGGAGGAGCCTGACTTGTCTTGGGTCCAATCTCTAGTTAAGGAATCACCACCTGAGATGATGAAAGAGAAGTTGGCAGTTCCGGTCTCGGGTGCTGCAGCATCCGGTGAGGGTTTGAATTCTAATTCTCAAATTGAATCCGTTGATCATTCAGTTTTAGGAGCTTGGCTTGAACAGATGCAGCTTGATCAGCTCGTAGTTTAA